In Spirobacillus cienkowskii, a genomic segment contains:
- the ribH gene encoding 6,7-dimethyl-8-ribityllumazine synthase has translation MLGTLCLCEFFSFGESTLKASDVKIGIVTSRFNEIITSKLLLGAKNLLIRRGINLENIIECEVPGSFEIPLAAQLLIDNKKVHGVVALGAVIKGTTDHYSYVCSSATSGLMNVQLSRSVPVGFGILTCDSMEQAIDRAGGKLGNKGADVADTILEMIMVKSTLLGKI, from the coding sequence ATGCTAGGTACTCTTTGTTTATGCGAATTTTTTAGCTTTGGAGAGAGTACATTGAAAGCATCAGATGTCAAAATTGGAATTGTAACCTCAAGATTTAATGAGATAATTACTTCTAAGTTATTATTAGGAGCAAAAAATTTACTGATTAGACGAGGCATCAATTTAGAAAATATCATTGAATGCGAAGTGCCAGGTAGTTTTGAAATTCCTTTAGCTGCCCAATTATTAATTGATAATAAAAAAGTTCATGGCGTAGTTGCATTAGGAGCTGTGATTAAAGGCACTACTGATCATTACAGCTATGTTTGTTCGAGTGCGACATCTGGTCTGATGAATGTGCAACTTTCTCGCTCTGTACCAGTAGGATTTGGAATTTTGACTTGTGATTCTATGGAACAAGCCATAGACAGAGCAGGCGGAAAACTTGGAAATAAGGGTGCTGATGTCGCTGATACTATTTTAGAAATGATTATGGTAAAATCTACGTTATTAGGAAAAATCTAG
- a CDS encoding acyl-CoA dehydrogenase family protein: MPKNTKTQFSFMKNIFNGHIPEKSLHHFPFFNTNRENDYILMYNSINDWMKQNVNSLKFDQEKKLPKDIIQGMKEMGLFGLIIPEAFGGSELTQTLYTRTLELLNQHDSSVTLTAGAHSSIGLKGLYLYGNEKQKAKYMPKLATGEMIASFALTEPTAGSDAAGIKTRAVKNGDHYIINGSKLWITNGGFADFFTVFAKEEINGEDKITAFIVTRDMGGVSHGQEELKLGIKASSTVEVFFKDVKVPAENILGKPGDGFKIAMGILNQGRMGLAGGALGAMKSVTDESIIYTKNRKAFGHSISDFGLIQSMLTEMAMHIYASESATYFATNLVDSGDTDYSIEAAICKVFVTEAAWKTINTAMQIHGGNGYMVEYGIERKLRDGRIGLIFEGTNEILRLFIAMTGLKETAGQYQRLGKELQQMQSHKNLDFLNSAIEKIGFLSEFAISEVKKTVISEKLEGFHPSLEKECERLSSATHALANTSSRLIRSYGHKLIDEQLQLARLADVAIDTYVIASVLSRINSVIEKHGGVEKNATEISMAKLIIRNAKARVNQSLYDLKENHDSTIKNIAKYLVEKEKYPYQLDSVK; this comes from the coding sequence ATGCCAAAAAATACAAAAACTCAATTTAGTTTTATGAAAAATATATTTAATGGCCATATTCCAGAAAAATCTCTGCATCACTTTCCATTTTTTAATACCAATCGCGAAAATGATTATATTCTTATGTATAATTCTATTAACGATTGGATGAAGCAAAATGTAAATAGTTTAAAATTTGACCAAGAAAAAAAACTCCCTAAAGATATTATTCAAGGCATGAAAGAAATGGGCTTGTTTGGCTTAATTATTCCTGAAGCATTTGGTGGAAGCGAATTAACTCAAACTTTATATACAAGAACATTAGAGCTATTAAATCAACACGATTCATCCGTTACTTTAACTGCAGGAGCGCATAGTTCTATTGGCTTAAAAGGCTTGTACCTCTATGGCAACGAAAAACAAAAAGCAAAATATATGCCAAAACTTGCTACTGGCGAAATGATTGCTTCGTTTGCCTTAACTGAACCTACAGCAGGATCTGATGCAGCAGGAATTAAAACAAGAGCTGTAAAAAATGGTGATCACTACATTATAAATGGTTCAAAATTATGGATTACAAACGGTGGTTTTGCCGATTTTTTTACCGTATTTGCAAAAGAAGAAATAAATGGCGAAGATAAAATTACAGCATTTATTGTAACAAGAGATATGGGCGGTGTTAGCCATGGACAAGAAGAATTAAAGCTTGGAATTAAAGCTTCCTCAACTGTTGAGGTGTTTTTTAAAGACGTAAAAGTTCCGGCGGAAAATATACTTGGCAAACCCGGTGACGGATTTAAAATTGCCATGGGAATTTTAAATCAAGGACGAATGGGACTTGCTGGAGGCGCTCTTGGGGCAATGAAATCGGTTACTGATGAATCAATCATTTATACAAAAAACAGAAAAGCGTTTGGCCATTCCATATCAGATTTTGGATTAATTCAATCAATGCTCACCGAGATGGCAATGCATATTTACGCTTCAGAATCAGCAACCTATTTTGCTACAAATTTAGTTGATTCTGGTGATACAGACTACAGTATTGAAGCAGCGATTTGCAAAGTATTTGTAACAGAAGCTGCTTGGAAAACAATCAATACAGCAATGCAAATTCATGGTGGCAACGGCTACATGGTTGAATATGGAATAGAAAGAAAGCTAAGAGATGGAAGAATAGGTTTAATATTTGAAGGCACAAACGAAATTTTAAGACTATTTATCGCTATGACTGGGCTTAAAGAAACAGCTGGTCAATACCAACGTCTCGGCAAAGAATTACAACAAATGCAGTCTCACAAAAATTTAGACTTTTTAAACAGTGCAATCGAAAAAATAGGCTTTCTTTCTGAATTTGCAATAAGCGAAGTCAAAAAAACTGTCATTTCAGAAAAACTAGAAGGCTTCCACCCATCGCTCGAAAAAGAATGTGAAAGATTATCATCTGCAACACATGCTTTAGCCAATACATCATCTCGGTTAATTAGATCCTACGGACACAAATTGATTGACGAACAACTACAACTCGCTAGACTTGCAGATGTTGCAATTGATACTTATGTAATTGCTAGTGTTCTATCACGGATTAATTCGGTAATTGAAAAACATGGCGGTGTAGAAAAAAATGCAACAGAAATTTCTATGGCAAAATTAATTATCCGAAATGCCAAAGCACGAGTTAATCAAAGTTTATATGATTTAAAAGAAAATCATGACAGCACAATTAAAAATATAGCAAAATATTTGGTAGAAAAAGAAAAATATCCGTATCAATTAGACTCTGTTAAGTAA
- a CDS encoding DMT family transporter: MTAWFFLICGGVFEVVWAVSLKYLDGFNKITPIIVMLFGMIISFYFLTLSYKSIPIGTAYAVWTGIGATGVAIYGMLVLGDPVNLIRILFLTLIVIGIVGLKFSSNI; the protein is encoded by the coding sequence ATGACTGCTTGGTTTTTTTTGATTTGCGGTGGTGTTTTTGAAGTTGTCTGGGCAGTTTCTTTAAAGTATTTGGATGGATTTAATAAAATCACTCCTATAATAGTTATGTTATTTGGCATGATAATTAGTTTTTATTTTTTAACTTTATCTTATAAATCAATCCCAATTGGCACAGCTTATGCGGTTTGGACAGGTATCGGCGCAACGGGCGTGGCTATTTATGGTATGTTGGTATTAGGTGACCCTGTTAATTTAATTAGAATACTTTTTTTGACATTAATTGTCATTGGCATAGTTGGTTTAAAATTTTCTAGTAATATTTAA
- a CDS encoding sigma-54 dependent transcriptional regulator, with the protein MNATQIAGKILVIDDEKDICTTLSGILSDEGYKVITANSAESGIKLAKRELPDVCFLDVWLPDSQGTETLEKIRAVNPDLYIIMMSGHANIETAVKCTRLGAFDFIEKPLSLEKVLLHVQNILQMKDLKFENQNLKNRFQNKYTLLGNSQSLKEIILTVEMVAKKNTTILITGENGTGKENVARLIHEKSNRCSKPFVAINCAAIPDELIESELFGHEKGAFTGAHTSKRGKFELAHSGTLFLDEIGDMSLKTQSKLLRALQEQKIERIGSDETISVDARIITATNKNLEEEIKKGNFREDLYYRINVIPIHLPPLRQRIEDIELISSHYLSLYSAENSIKNKSFSNTSINILKSYSWPGNVRELKNIMERLSIMVKSDIIEPHHLPHPINCMRQDKNEELENLFNPCDFREARARFEKMFIQKKLSEFDGNVSKTAEAMGMERSHLYRKMRQLDLISENEKSTEEE; encoded by the coding sequence TTGAATGCAACGCAAATAGCTGGAAAAATACTTGTTATAGATGATGAAAAAGATATTTGTACAACTTTATCGGGTATTTTATCTGACGAAGGTTACAAGGTTATTACTGCAAATAGTGCGGAATCTGGTATAAAACTCGCAAAAAGAGAACTACCAGATGTGTGTTTTTTAGATGTTTGGTTACCAGATTCACAAGGAACAGAAACTCTAGAAAAAATTCGTGCAGTTAATCCTGATCTTTATATAATTATGATGAGTGGTCATGCAAATATAGAAACTGCTGTAAAATGCACGCGACTTGGAGCATTTGATTTTATTGAAAAGCCTTTAAGTCTCGAAAAAGTGCTATTGCATGTTCAAAATATTTTGCAAATGAAGGATTTAAAATTTGAAAATCAAAATTTAAAAAATAGATTTCAAAATAAATATACACTTCTTGGTAATTCTCAGTCTTTAAAAGAAATTATTTTAACTGTTGAAATGGTTGCAAAAAAAAATACAACTATTTTAATTACCGGCGAAAACGGAACAGGCAAAGAAAACGTTGCCCGTTTAATTCATGAAAAATCAAATAGGTGTTCGAAGCCTTTTGTTGCTATCAATTGCGCGGCAATTCCGGATGAATTGATTGAAAGTGAATTATTTGGACATGAAAAGGGTGCATTTACAGGAGCGCATACATCTAAGCGAGGAAAATTTGAGCTTGCACATAGTGGTACTTTATTTCTAGATGAAATAGGTGACATGAGTTTAAAAACACAAAGTAAGTTACTGAGAGCGTTGCAAGAGCAAAAAATTGAACGTATTGGCTCTGATGAAACGATTTCTGTTGATGCGCGAATAATTACTGCAACAAATAAAAATCTTGAAGAAGAAATAAAAAAAGGAAATTTTCGAGAAGATTTGTATTATCGTATTAACGTTATACCTATTCATCTTCCCCCTTTAAGGCAAAGAATAGAAGATATAGAATTGATTTCATCTCATTATTTGTCTCTGTATTCTGCTGAAAATAGCATTAAAAATAAATCTTTTTCAAATACTTCTATTAATATTTTAAAATCTTATTCTTGGCCAGGAAATGTTAGAGAATTAAAAAATATAATGGAAAGACTTTCAATAATGGTTAAGTCTGATATTATCGAACCGCATCATCTTCCTCATCCTATAAATTGTATGCGTCAAGATAAAAACGAAGAACTAGAGAATTTGTTTAATCCATGTGATTTTAGAGAAGCACGAGCTCGATTTGAAAAAATGTTTATTCAAAAAAAGCTGAGCGAATTTGATGGAAATGTTTCTAAAACCGCTGAAGCGATGGGTATGGAAAGAAGCCATTTGTATCGTAAAATGAGACAGCTTGATCTAATTAGCGAAAATGAAAAATCTACAGAAGAGGAATAA
- a CDS encoding PilZ domain-containing protein, with translation MTKSSKDKRKSIRHEVELVVSISINQKIVAKNNVFKNLSESGCLVSISNKYNFKVGDKVTVLFEDELLINDLVFEPIEAVVRHITTNELVALVGFEFINVSLKNKKTIKSIIDNKFLIKKFPKAWQISR, from the coding sequence ATGACTAAAAGTAGCAAAGATAAAAGAAAATCGATTAGACATGAAGTTGAATTAGTAGTTTCTATTAGTATAAATCAAAAAATTGTTGCAAAAAACAACGTGTTTAAAAATTTATCTGAGTCGGGTTGTTTAGTTTCTATTAGTAATAAATATAATTTTAAAGTTGGAGATAAGGTAACGGTTTTGTTTGAAGATGAGCTGTTGATTAATGATCTAGTGTTTGAGCCTATTGAAGCAGTTGTAAGGCATATTACTACTAACGAGCTTGTTGCCTTGGTTGGTTTTGAATTTATAAATGTAAGTCTCAAAAATAAAAAAACAATAAAAAGTATAATTGACAATAAATTTTTAATAAAAAAATTTCCAAAAGCATGGCAAATTTCAAGATAA
- a CDS encoding flippase-like domain-containing protein gives MRTLFKIFILLILSVLTIYFMYSQEIINFSSLRQSFYDNKKIIVFIAFIQILNILFLTLRYFSLLKIFQIHAAFKNVLASNYVSLAIGQWFPGALAVIEVLRIALMLGSHNKAANINESNKIIDGIEQALTDLSLKSKLAAVSLMDRLIGFIVMLFIGCITILFLYFKSVYQNPGNLNNLLLFLLFNFSLFVLMLTLPFLAKSKFFRKIITRIETLCIVTFRKGILNKIFRKFFNELNSLFDVLTLGIKKVTLFWVPLILSFVSFMLMGLGLYLSGVAISASIPFSAILSVISILSLASLLPIGLGGMGGMQIVAILVFSIFNVSPQHASSAQLLQTAISLIAITFMGLLFAKFSSAQICKVLSLQKNKEILTRKI, from the coding sequence GTGAGAACTCTTTTTAAAATTTTTATTTTATTAATTTTATCAGTTTTGACAATATATTTTATGTATTCTCAAGAAATTATTAATTTTTCTTCTTTGCGTCAGTCGTTTTATGATAATAAAAAAATTATTGTTTTTATAGCGTTTATTCAGATTTTAAATATCTTGTTTTTAACTTTGAGATATTTTTCTTTGTTAAAAATATTTCAAATTCATGCAGCATTTAAAAATGTTTTGGCTTCAAATTATGTAAGTCTTGCAATAGGGCAATGGTTTCCTGGCGCGTTAGCTGTAATAGAAGTGTTAAGAATTGCATTAATGTTAGGTAGTCATAATAAGGCAGCAAACATTAATGAATCTAATAAAATTATTGATGGAATAGAACAGGCTTTGACTGATTTGTCTCTTAAATCAAAGCTTGCCGCAGTATCGTTAATGGACAGACTCATTGGTTTTATTGTTATGCTTTTTATTGGATGTATAACAATATTATTTCTTTATTTTAAATCAGTTTATCAGAATCCTGGTAATTTAAATAATTTATTATTATTTTTATTGTTTAATTTTTCTCTTTTTGTTTTGATGTTGACTCTCCCTTTTCTTGCAAAATCTAAATTTTTTAGAAAAATTATCACTAGAATTGAAACTTTGTGTATTGTTACCTTTCGTAAAGGAATTTTAAATAAAATTTTTAGAAAATTTTTTAATGAGCTCAATTCTTTGTTTGACGTGCTGACGTTAGGAATTAAAAAAGTAACTTTATTTTGGGTTCCATTAATTTTAAGTTTTGTTTCTTTTATGTTAATGGGATTGGGACTATATTTATCTGGTGTTGCAATATCTGCGTCTATTCCTTTTTCGGCTATATTATCTGTTATTTCAATATTGTCTTTGGCATCGTTGTTACCTATTGGTTTAGGTGGCATGGGTGGAATGCAAATTGTGGCTATTTTAGTTTTTTCGATTTTTAATGTTTCTCCGCAGCATGCAAGTTCTGCGCAGTTATTGCAAACCGCAATTAGCCTTATTGCAATTACGTTTATGGGTTTGTTGTTTGCGAAGTTTAGTTCTGCGCAAATTTGCAAAGTACTTTCGCTCCAAAAAAATAAAGAAATTTTAACGCGAAAGATTTAA
- a CDS encoding twin-arginine translocase TatA/TatE family subunit, protein MFGFSGSEILLIAVIALILFGNDKLPENMKKMIKGLNQAKKVTRDVQNSWQEVKNDVQSSLLLEEEKKEINDIAQKISSLEADINSVEFQSEDIPQQEIDAYQNHIETQAQNDTETPLIQGQNNTMDRDKNLNILH, encoded by the coding sequence GTGTTTGGGTTTAGTGGTAGCGAAATACTTTTAATTGCTGTTATTGCATTAATTTTATTTGGAAATGATAAATTACCAGAAAACATGAAAAAAATGATAAAAGGCTTAAATCAAGCTAAAAAAGTGACGCGTGACGTTCAAAATTCGTGGCAAGAAGTTAAAAACGATGTGCAGAGTAGTCTTTTGCTAGAAGAAGAAAAAAAAGAAATTAATGATATTGCACAAAAAATTTCTAGTTTAGAGGCGGATATCAATAGTGTAGAGTTTCAATCAGAAGATATTCCGCAACAAGAGATTGATGCTTATCAAAACCATATCGAGACCCAGGCACAAAATGATACAGAAACTCCGCTGATCCAGGGACAAAATAATACGATGGATCGAGACAAAAACTTAAACATTCTCCATTAA
- the nusB gene encoding transcription antitermination factor NusB yields the protein MIDGENGLKSSDFKKIRRLAVQFIYQQDVNQQFVMQKQVLDQFMKQFEVPDYQKEFLMSILSSLFQALSKIDELIEKNAKNWKISRIARVDLAVLRVATIELLERQSTDVGVIISEAACIAQEYGAANSAGFVNGILDAIAKTVRKNELT from the coding sequence ATGATTGATGGTGAAAATGGTTTAAAGTCTTCTGACTTTAAAAAAATAAGAAGACTTGCTGTACAATTTATTTATCAGCAAGATGTTAATCAGCAGTTTGTAATGCAAAAGCAGGTTTTGGATCAGTTTATGAAGCAGTTTGAAGTTCCTGATTATCAAAAGGAGTTTCTAATGTCTATTTTAAGTTCTTTGTTTCAGGCGCTTAGTAAAATAGATGAGCTTATCGAAAAAAACGCAAAAAATTGGAAAATTTCACGAATTGCCAGAGTTGATTTAGCGGTATTAAGAGTTGCGACAATAGAGCTTTTAGAGCGTCAAAGCACAGATGTTGGAGTGATAATTTCAGAAGCAGCATGTATTGCGCAAGAATATGGGGCTGCGAATTCGGCAGGATTTGTAAATGGAATTTTAGATGCAATTGCTAAAACAGTCAGGAAAAATGAATTAACCTGA
- a CDS encoding response regulator: MVTLKILLIDDSKTTQAYVRECFSNNKNIDLITADNGKIGLDVLKDEDDVDCIFLDWEMPVMNGIETLIEIKKKYPKITVMMLTVRNGALDIQKMLSLGADEYIMKPFTRDILLEKLDKLMIKKGIK; the protein is encoded by the coding sequence ATGGTTACTTTAAAAATACTTTTAATTGATGATTCAAAAACTACTCAAGCTTATGTTAGAGAGTGTTTTTCAAATAATAAAAATATAGATCTCATTACAGCAGATAATGGGAAAATTGGTTTGGATGTACTTAAGGATGAGGACGATGTCGATTGTATCTTTTTAGATTGGGAAATGCCCGTCATGAATGGTATAGAAACATTAATAGAGATTAAAAAGAAATATCCTAAAATAACAGTCATGATGTTAACAGTAAGAAATGGGGCATTAGATATTCAGAAAATGCTTTCTTTGGGTGCAGATGAGTATATTATGAAACCTTTTACAAGAGATATTTTGCTCGAAAAATTAGACAAGTTAATGATTAAAAAAGGCATAAAATAA
- a CDS encoding J domain-containing protein has translation MKYYEILGLNKNATSDDIKKAYRKMAMQYHPDRNPGNKSAEEKFKEMSEAYAVLSDPEKKRQYDLLGDTRFSQQQGAGFHEDIFKNFDFDSIFREMGFSGFGGFTSGGKFGGFGGFGGKADEQQRGGARRGGFRSQPEDSSRYDIEHELEIGFMEAYNGSERQVNLSLGGGDVISTRIKVPAGIDTGKKLRVRGHGRIMPNGNKGDLYLNVKVMSHPEFIRKDNDIEVEVKVPFSLLCLGGLLDVPTPEGVKQIKIRPGMQNGVKMRLKSLGFPVMGSSERGDLYAILAVKVPIQEEIKESDIELFEKLKNSGF, from the coding sequence ATGAAGTATTATGAAATTTTAGGTTTAAATAAAAATGCAACTTCTGATGATATTAAAAAAGCATATCGAAAAATGGCTATGCAATACCATCCAGATAGAAATCCTGGAAATAAGTCAGCAGAAGAAAAATTTAAGGAAATGTCTGAAGCTTATGCTGTTTTGTCGGATCCTGAGAAAAAGCGTCAATATGACCTCCTAGGAGATACCCGTTTTTCGCAACAGCAGGGTGCTGGTTTTCATGAAGATATTTTTAAAAATTTTGATTTTGATAGTATTTTTCGTGAAATGGGTTTTTCTGGATTTGGTGGCTTTACATCAGGAGGCAAATTTGGAGGTTTTGGAGGGTTTGGCGGTAAAGCTGATGAGCAGCAAAGAGGTGGCGCACGTCGTGGCGGATTTCGTTCCCAGCCAGAAGACAGTTCTCGCTATGATATAGAGCACGAGTTAGAAATTGGCTTTATGGAAGCATATAATGGCTCAGAAAGACAAGTTAATCTTTCTCTTGGAGGTGGAGATGTTATTTCTACTCGTATTAAAGTGCCAGCAGGGATTGATACAGGAAAAAAGCTCAGAGTTCGTGGGCATGGCCGAATCATGCCAAACGGAAATAAAGGGGATCTTTATTTAAATGTAAAAGTGATGTCTCATCCTGAGTTTATACGAAAGGATAATGATATTGAAGTTGAGGTCAAAGTGCCTTTTAGTTTATTATGTCTTGGTGGCTTGTTAGATGTTCCTACGCCAGAAGGTGTAAAGCAAATTAAAATTCGTCCAGGCATGCAAAACGGAGTTAAAATGCGACTCAAGTCTCTTGGGTTTCCTGTTATGGGTAGTTCTGAAAGGGGAGATCTTTACGCGATTCTTGCTGTCAAGGTGCCTATTCAGGAGGAGATTAAAGAAAGTGATATTGAATTATTTGAGAAGTTAAAAAATTCTGGTTTTTAA
- a CDS encoding acyl-CoA dehydrogenase family protein — MAMFDLNETQKQLFDMAKDFANKEVWPKAKELDETAKFPLDLLKKTHELGMLNAFVPEEVGGLGLGTFDHCLISEALAMGSAGFCTAALANDLAAVPVILSENKVVWKEFLAPMVNECLMASYCVTEPGAGSDVAGIKTTAKKVKDKYIINGSKMWITNANYASWFFVLAKTDAKAGHKGMTGFIVSAKTPGVTVGKKEENMGQRCSDTRAVTFDNVEVPEKYLLGKEGDGFKLAMGAFDRTRPAVAAEAVGLAQRAMMCAIDYAKQRSAFGKPIGDYQGVGFIIAEMARDIEASRLLVWKSACEVDAGRKNTYYASIAKMFAADSCMRITTDAVQIFGGYGYNKEYPVEMLMRDAKIFQIYEGTSQIQRMIVSRTLLGN, encoded by the coding sequence ATGGCAATGTTTGATTTAAATGAAACTCAAAAACAATTGTTTGACATGGCAAAGGATTTTGCAAATAAGGAAGTTTGGCCAAAAGCAAAAGAATTGGATGAAACAGCCAAGTTTCCGCTTGATTTGTTAAAGAAGACTCATGAATTGGGGATGCTTAACGCATTTGTGCCAGAAGAAGTTGGTGGACTCGGCCTTGGAACCTTTGATCATTGTTTAATATCAGAGGCGCTTGCCATGGGGAGTGCTGGATTTTGTACCGCTGCATTAGCAAATGATTTGGCAGCAGTTCCTGTTATTTTGTCGGAAAACAAAGTCGTGTGGAAAGAATTTTTGGCACCTATGGTCAATGAGTGTTTGATGGCATCTTATTGCGTAACAGAACCTGGGGCTGGGAGTGATGTTGCAGGAATTAAAACAACGGCAAAAAAAGTAAAAGATAAATATATTATTAATGGCTCAAAAATGTGGATAACAAACGCAAATTATGCATCTTGGTTTTTTGTTTTAGCGAAAACTGATGCTAAGGCTGGCCATAAAGGCATGACAGGATTTATTGTGTCAGCTAAAACTCCAGGGGTGACAGTTGGTAAAAAAGAAGAAAATATGGGGCAAAGATGCAGTGATACTCGGGCAGTTACATTTGATAATGTTGAAGTACCAGAAAAATATTTACTTGGTAAAGAAGGCGATGGGTTTAAGTTAGCGATGGGTGCTTTTGACCGAACGCGTCCTGCAGTTGCCGCAGAGGCTGTAGGGCTTGCGCAACGGGCAATGATGTGTGCCATTGACTATGCAAAACAAAGAAGTGCTTTTGGCAAGCCAATTGGCGACTACCAAGGGGTCGGCTTTATCATTGCAGAGATGGCAAGAGACATCGAAGCCTCTCGCTTACTAGTATGGAAATCGGCCTGTGAGGTGGATGCGGGTAGAAAAAATACTTATTACGCATCAATCGCTAAAATGTTTGCCGCAGATTCATGTATGAGAATTACGACAGATGCAGTTCAGATTTTTGGGGGATATGGTTACAACAAAGAATACCCAGTTGAAATGTTAATGCGTGATGCAAAAATTTTTCAAATTTATGAAGGCACATCACAAATTCAAAGAATGATTGTAAGCAGAACTCTTCTTGGTAATTAA